The following proteins are encoded in a genomic region of Amphiura filiformis chromosome 18, Afil_fr2py, whole genome shotgun sequence:
- the LOC140139404 gene encoding protein bark beetle-like — protein sequence MDIEDNVYLDHTEAHFIEDPLECLQVFSSPPGTTLTAYIVSGTSRYNYDYLSFWNGNSTYDADVLSVRRRNELYGNVISTSINSITIKVTRRYVYDTVAFSLLITVQRGLDYDLYLGSSNIRGNAGNGITVPLMNRHLAITDSVVSFNGDNGIRFVGNYGKIDLTNTVVNNNEQSGLSFASDFGETSVLQSDFCRNGLHGVDIQFRSLRYHSYKLTIVNSSASYNGQTGIKGAYIPSSCYTWSFCLIDTAIVGNGQKGLTIDGYYSCYNVGYVNITRNSFVDNNNGGADLYYIASLAIEYNRFVNNTGEYSCQLVLPRTSSAISFAKIQNNTFTDNSGESVVKVSDNIYYNYGSAFMIDIADNVFDNNTCFSVISFDWEQSTSYSATDAVSIVGNMFINNVARPYRSHLLHTLPVATIESDRPVLSIVQNIFENPLFTFELVIVGDHHGEIINAKFNYWSTNDELEIHERIYDYNDDYQFCVVNFFPFLNSQDITDVVPLDLSRSFPMFKRGNTIGGILHGREVLLNTGIDYIVDRDITIARGGKLIIEPGVHVQLTDYRSVFVRGKLIAIGTPENEISFKPLEPSATRTNATVRLVDGNAPTEGRLELLIGDVWHTMCYRYWSLNNAKVVCRQLGFVHATTSRYSAPAGGTGPIFNQPFDCVGSEFSLQQCKPRDDYSGSCSYHSQDVAIRCDAPRWGGLYFPVDSSVSVLKHVDIHDAGYKLSWPNTDNFIRGEAVLIHLHHHILEDVHVQSPWKKSQLRRCDQ from the exons ATGGATATTGAAGACAATGTCTACTTGGATCACACTGAAGCTCATTTTATTGAAGATCCACTGGAATGCTTACAG GTGTTTTCATCCCCACCAGGGACAACACTGACAGCCTACATTGTATCTGGAACTTCAAGGTACAATTACGATTACCTAAGCTTTTGGAATGGAAACTCGACTTATGATGCCGATGTATTATCTGTCCGTCGACGTAACGAATTGTATGGAAATGTGATATCAACTTCTATCAATTCCATTACCATTAAAGTAACTAGACGCTACGTTTACGATACCGTAGCCTTTTCGTTACTTATAACGGTACAAAGAG GCCTGGATTACGATTTATATCTGGGCAGTTCAAATATAAGAGGCAATGCTGGTAACGGTATCACCGTACCACTAATGAATCGTCATCTCGCCATAACTGATTCGGTAGTGAGTTTTAACGGTGACAATGGAATTCGTTTCGTGGGTAACTATGGCAAGATAGATTTGACCAATACTGTTGTAAACAATAACGAGCAATCGGGACTTTCATTTGCATCAGATTTTGGCGAAACATCGGTGTTACAGTCTGATTTCTGTAGAAATGGATTACACGGAGTCGACATTCAGTTCCGATCTTTGCgatatcattcatacaagttgacAATAGTGAATTCGTCTGCATCGTATAACGGACAAACTGGCATTAAGGGCGCCTACATACCATCCTCTTGTTATACGTGGAGCTTTTGTCTCATAGATACCGCTATTGTAGGCAACGGCCAGAAGGGTCTGACAATCGACGGTTATTATTCTTGCTACAACGTCGGTTATGTAAATATTACCAGAAATTCCTTTGTAGACAACAATAATGGAGGTGCGGATCTATATTATATAGCTTCACTAGCCATCGAATACAACAGATTTGTCAACAACACTGGGGAGTATTCCTGCCAGTTGGTGTTGCCTCGTACATCAAGCGCTATCAGCTTTGCAAAGATTCAAAACAACACGTTCACGGACAATTCTGGCGAAAGTGTAGTAAAGGTATCTGATAATATTTACTACAATTACGGGTCAGCTTTCATGATCGATATTGCAGATAACGTCTTTGACAACAATACATGTTTCAGTGTGATATCATTCGATTGGGAACAATCAACGTCATATAGTGCGACTGATGCAGTGTCCATAGTAGGCAACATGTTCATCAATAATGTAGCTAGACCATACCGGTCGCATCTACTTCATACATTACCAGTCGCGACAATCGAGTCAGACAGACCTGTGTTATCGATAGTACAAAATATCTTTGAGAATCCGTTATTCACTTTCGAACTTGTCATAGTTGGCGATCATCATGGGGAGATAATAAACGCCAAGTTTAATTATTGGTCAACAAATGATGAACTGGAAATCCATGAGCGAATATACGATTATAATGATGACTACCAATTTTGTGTGGTAAACTTTTTTCCATTTCTTAATTCGCAAGATATAACTGACGTTGTTCCACTTGACTTGTCACGATCGTTTCCAATGTTTAAAAGAGGCAATACTATCGGCGGTATACTACATGGAAGAGAGGTCCTCCTTAATACGGGCATTGACTATATTGTCGATAGAGATATCACAATAGCTCGCGGAGGAAAGCTCATAATCGAACCTGGCGTACATGTTCAGTTAACAGACTATAGATCGGTGTTTGTACGGGGTAAACTCATTGCAATTGGAACACCAGAGAATGAGATATCATTCAAGCCTCTCGAACCTAGCGCCACACGGACAAACGCAACAGTAAGACTAGTTGATGGCAATGCACCAACGGAAGGTAGACTTGAACTTTTGATTGGCGATGTATGGCACACAATGTGTTATCGGTACTGGTCATTGAACAATGCCAAGGTTGTGTGTCGACAGCTAGGCTTCGTTCATGCCACTACGAGCCGCTACTCGGCACCTGCTGGTGGAACTGGTCCTATTTTCAATCAGCCATTTGATTGTGTCGGTTCCGAGTTTTCCTTACAACAATGTAAGCCTCGAGATGACTATTCTGGATCATGTTCATATCATAGTCAGGATGTAGCTATACGCTGTGATGCTCCGAGATGGGGCGGCCTATACTTTCCCGTGGATAGCAGCGTGAGTGTACTGAAACATGTAGACATTCATGATGCAGGCTACAAATTGAGTTGGCCGAATACGGATAATTTCATCAGAGGTGAAGCAGTCTTGATTCATTTGCACCACCATATCTTGGAAGACGTTCATGTACAATCaccttggaaaaaatcccagctacgccgctgtgatcagtag